Proteins encoded in a region of the Deefgea piscis genome:
- a CDS encoding efflux RND transporter periplasmic adaptor subunit: MKRNAIILSLTMAVAALSPITASAHGDDNHAHDAAPATQTANKPQRLPDGRVLVPKLTQYQLGVLTQLAQTSSAAKTIELNGHVVMNPNHGARVQASSGGRVSAPAGGLPLLGSRVKKGQILAWIQPAQSSYDTAQQQAELAETRANLKQAEQNLARLRQLEGSVPRKEIEAAQAQLSAIQARSAALSTARRGEALRASLDGVLASSNVVNGQMIDPATILFEIVDPKGFLIEALAYDPAMLTQIESAAFNGVQLRYLGGASAMRNGALPLLFAPNEAMPLALDQVVKVIAKTREPTRGVVLPASAIVKNTSNQNVVWVLEQAQILRAVPVQPMPLDGQRVLVGQLKDGQRIVVQGANLINQIR; the protein is encoded by the coding sequence ATGAAACGCAATGCAATCATCCTCAGCTTAACCATGGCCGTTGCCGCGCTTAGCCCAATCACGGCATCGGCCCATGGCGATGACAATCATGCACACGATGCAGCACCAGCGACGCAAACCGCCAATAAACCACAGCGCCTACCCGATGGCCGCGTGTTGGTACCCAAGCTCACCCAATATCAACTCGGTGTGCTAACCCAGTTGGCACAAACCAGTTCGGCGGCAAAAACCATCGAGCTCAACGGCCATGTGGTGATGAACCCCAATCATGGCGCCCGCGTGCAAGCCAGTAGCGGTGGACGCGTTAGCGCACCGGCAGGTGGTTTACCGCTATTGGGAAGCCGGGTTAAAAAAGGGCAAATTCTGGCGTGGATTCAGCCAGCACAAAGCAGCTATGACACGGCGCAGCAGCAAGCCGAGTTAGCCGAAACCCGCGCTAACTTAAAGCAGGCCGAACAAAACTTGGCACGCCTGCGCCAACTCGAAGGCTCGGTACCACGCAAAGAAATTGAAGCCGCGCAAGCGCAGCTCAGTGCGATTCAAGCGCGCAGCGCCGCTTTATCAACCGCCCGTCGCGGCGAAGCCTTGCGCGCCAGTTTGGACGGCGTACTGGCCAGCAGCAATGTGGTGAATGGTCAGATGATTGATCCGGCCACCATCTTGTTTGAAATTGTCGATCCCAAAGGCTTTTTGATTGAAGCACTGGCTTACGACCCAGCAATGCTAACGCAAATCGAAAGCGCGGCCTTTAATGGCGTCCAATTGCGCTATTTAGGCGGCGCTAGCGCAATGCGTAATGGCGCTTTGCCCTTATTATTCGCGCCGAACGAAGCGATGCCGCTGGCCTTAGATCAAGTAGTGAAAGTGATCGCCAAGACGCGTGAACCAACGCGTGGCGTCGTATTGCCCGCCAGCGCCATTGTCAAAAACACCAGCAATCAAAACGTCGTCTGGGTGCTAGAACAAGCCCAAATATTACGCGCCGTGCCAGTGCAGCCGATGCCACTCGATGGTCAGCGCGTTTTGGTCGGCCAGCTTAAAGACGGTCAGCGCATCGTGGTGCAAGGCGCCAATCTGATTAACCAGATTCGATAG
- a CDS encoding TolC family protein, whose protein sequence is MQSKRFYAPILWCTLIALPAHAATIKEAFALASQIDAPVQTAQQRKALSALRHAQSITPEPLSLTLSGSNSLDDNLSPSQGSREYEAELGIPLWQWGQKDRLLAQVNQLTKLEQSQWMLSRWALAGALREAVWSARLAKLAQDSAQQKLLALEKIHHDLQRQLQAGEVAPLDVNLAHQAWLEAQLQLALSAQQLNDSLQQFQALAGDIPLPDQPETRPLALETMVHPQRQVLQAQTELALAQLAQAQYDTRDTPELALSLTRERGAPDEDYKNRGKISMRIPFGAEGRTQARVTSANSELISAQTQVQRTERQISTQQQMAHHALTLANQQLQMAQQRLQLATQAWQWQQRSYRAGQTSLTAFLTAQSDFLERGFAVQRAELELGRADSRYLQTLGVLP, encoded by the coding sequence ATGCAATCAAAACGATTTTATGCGCCCATTTTGTGGTGCACATTGATCGCGTTGCCCGCACACGCGGCAACGATCAAAGAAGCCTTTGCGCTGGCCAGCCAAATCGATGCGCCAGTACAAACGGCGCAGCAACGCAAAGCACTGAGCGCGCTGCGTCATGCGCAGTCGATAACACCAGAGCCCTTATCGCTCACGCTTTCGGGTAGCAATTCGCTCGACGACAACTTATCGCCAAGCCAAGGCTCGCGTGAATATGAAGCCGAGCTGGGCATTCCTTTGTGGCAATGGGGGCAAAAAGATCGCCTCTTGGCGCAAGTCAATCAATTGACCAAGCTCGAACAAAGCCAGTGGATGCTCAGCCGCTGGGCGCTGGCCGGTGCGCTACGTGAGGCCGTTTGGAGCGCTCGTTTGGCCAAACTGGCGCAAGACAGCGCGCAGCAAAAACTGCTGGCCTTAGAAAAAATACACCACGATTTACAGCGCCAGCTTCAAGCCGGTGAAGTTGCTCCGCTCGATGTCAATCTAGCCCATCAAGCATGGCTAGAAGCACAGTTGCAATTGGCGCTCAGCGCGCAGCAATTGAACGACAGTTTGCAGCAGTTTCAGGCGCTAGCCGGTGACATCCCGTTACCGGATCAGCCCGAGACGCGCCCTCTTGCGCTCGAAACGATGGTTCATCCACAGCGCCAAGTTTTACAAGCGCAGACCGAGTTAGCGCTGGCACAATTGGCACAAGCGCAATACGACACCCGCGACACGCCCGAGCTGGCGCTTAGCCTAACGCGTGAACGTGGCGCGCCGGATGAGGACTACAAAAATCGCGGCAAAATCTCCATGCGTATTCCGTTTGGCGCCGAGGGACGCACTCAAGCCCGCGTCACAAGCGCCAATAGCGAATTGATCAGCGCACAAACGCAAGTACAGCGTACTGAGCGGCAAATCAGCACTCAGCAGCAAATGGCGCACCACGCACTGACGCTGGCGAATCAGCAATTGCAAATGGCGCAACAGCGTTTACAACTGGCGACGCAAGCATGGCAATGGCAACAACGCAGCTACCGCGCCGGACAAACCAGTTTGACGGCTTTTTTGACCGCGCAAAGTGATTTTCTTGAGCGCGGCTTTGCCGTGCAGCGCGCCGAATTAGAACTGGGCCGTGCCGATTCACGATATTTACAAACACTTGGGGTATTGCCATGA